A window from Sus scrofa isolate TJ Tabasco breed Duroc chromosome 2, Sscrofa11.1, whole genome shotgun sequence encodes these proteins:
- the RPL36 gene encoding 60S ribosomal protein L36 — MALRYPMAVGLNKGHKVTKNVSKPRHSRRRGRLTKHTKFVRDMIREVCGFAPYERRAMELLKVSKDKRALKFIKKRVGTHIRAKRKREELSNVLAAMRKAAAKKD; from the exons ATGGCTCTGCGCTACCCCATGGCTGTGGGCCTCAACAAGGGCCATAAAGTGACCAAGAACGTGAGCAAGCCGAGGCACAGCCGCCGCCGCGGG CGCCTCACCAAGCACACCAAGTTTGTACGGGACATGATCCGGGAGGTGTGCGGCTTTGCGCCTTATGAGCGGCGGGCCATGGAGCTGCTCAAGGTCTCCAAAGACAAGCGGGCCCTCAAGTTCATCAAGAAAAGG GTGGGGACACATATCCGTgccaagaggaagagagaggagctgAGCAATGTTCTAGCGGCCATGAGGAAAGCAGCAGCCAAGAAGGActga
- the HSD11B1L gene encoding hydroxysteroid 11-beta-dehydrogenase 1-like protein isoform X4 has protein sequence MGLSPTADPVKAMKVLLLTGLGALFFAYYWGDNFDPASLRGARVLLTGASAGVGEELAYHYARLGSHLVLTAHTEALLQKVVGNCRKLGAPKVFYIAADMASPDVPERVVQFALDKLGGLDYLVLNHLGAAPAGTRARSAQAIRWLLQVNFISYVQLTSLALPSLTDSKGSLVVVSSLLGRVPTSFSSPYSAAKFALDSFFDSLRRELDMQDVNVAITMCVLGLRDHASAAEGVRWRNGG, from the exons ATGG GCCTCTCTCCCACTGCAGACCCAGTGAAGGCCATGAAGGTGCTGCTCCTCACGGGGCTGGGAGCCCTGTTCTTCGCCTATTATTGGGGTGACAATTTTGACCCAG CCAGCCTCCGTGGAGCCCGTGTGCTGTTAACAGGAGCCAGCGCAGGCGTTGGGGAGGAACTGGCATATCACTATGCGCGCCTGGGCTCACACCTGGTGCTCACTGCCCACACCGAGGCTCTCCTGCAGAAA GTGGTAGGGAACTGCCGGAAGCTGGGCGCTCCCAAGGTCTTCTACATCGCTGCGGACATGGCCTCCCCCGACGTGCCCGAGCGCGTGGTGCAGTTCGCTCTGGACAAGCTGG GAGGGCTGGACTACCTGGTGCTGAACCATCTCGGCGCCGCCCCGGCAGGCACGCGGGCCCGCAGCGCCCAGGCGATACGCTGGCTCTTGCAG GTGAACTTTATAAGTTACGTGCAACTGACTTCGTTGGCGCTGCCCAGTCTGACTGACAGTAAGGGCTCCCTGGTGGTGGTGTCTTCTTTGCTAG GCCGCGTGCCCACATCCTTCTCTAGCCCCTACTCGGCGGCCAAGTTCGCGCTGGACAGCTTCTTCGACTCTCTTCGGCGAGAGCTGGACATGCAAGATGTGAACGTGGCCATCACCATGTGTGTCCTGGGCCTCCGAGATCATGCTTCAGCCGCTGAAGGAGTCAG GTGGAGAAATGGAGGCTGA
- the HSD11B1L gene encoding hydroxysteroid 11-beta-dehydrogenase 1-like protein isoform X2 → MDPVKAMKVLLLTGLGALFFAYYWGDNFDPASLRGARVLLTGASAGVGEELAYHYARLGSHLVLTAHTEALLQKVVGNCRKLGAPKVFYIAADMASPDVPERVVQFALDKLGGLDYLVLNHLGAAPAGTRARSAQAIRWLLQVNFISYVQLTSLALPSLTDSKGSLVVVSSLLGRVPTSFSSPYSAAKFALDSFFDSLRRELDMQDVNVAITMCVLGLRDHASAAEGVRGVTRAKAAPGPKAALAVIRGSATRASGVFYPWRFHLLCLLRGWLPHPRAWFIRQELNITASAAA, encoded by the exons ATGG ACCCAGTGAAGGCCATGAAGGTGCTGCTCCTCACGGGGCTGGGAGCCCTGTTCTTCGCCTATTATTGGGGTGACAATTTTGACCCAG CCAGCCTCCGTGGAGCCCGTGTGCTGTTAACAGGAGCCAGCGCAGGCGTTGGGGAGGAACTGGCATATCACTATGCGCGCCTGGGCTCACACCTGGTGCTCACTGCCCACACCGAGGCTCTCCTGCAGAAA GTGGTAGGGAACTGCCGGAAGCTGGGCGCTCCCAAGGTCTTCTACATCGCTGCGGACATGGCCTCCCCCGACGTGCCCGAGCGCGTGGTGCAGTTCGCTCTGGACAAGCTGG GAGGGCTGGACTACCTGGTGCTGAACCATCTCGGCGCCGCCCCGGCAGGCACGCGGGCCCGCAGCGCCCAGGCGATACGCTGGCTCTTGCAG GTGAACTTTATAAGTTACGTGCAACTGACTTCGTTGGCGCTGCCCAGTCTGACTGACAGTAAGGGCTCCCTGGTGGTGGTGTCTTCTTTGCTAG GCCGCGTGCCCACATCCTTCTCTAGCCCCTACTCGGCGGCCAAGTTCGCGCTGGACAGCTTCTTCGACTCTCTTCGGCGAGAGCTGGACATGCAAGATGTGAACGTGGCCATCACCATGTGTGTCCTGGGCCTCCGAGATCATGCTTCAGCCGCTGAAGGAGTCAG GGGTGTCACGAGGGCCAAGGCGGCCCCAGGGCCCAAGGCAGCCCTGGCTGTGATCCGTGGCAGTGCTACACGGGCCTCCGGTGTCTTCTACCCATGGCGCTTCCACCTGCTCTGCCTGCTTCGGGGCTGGCTGCCACACCCGAGGGCCTGGTTCATCCGCCAGGAGCTCAACATCACTGCCTCTGCTGCTGCCTGA
- the HSD11B1L gene encoding hydroxysteroid 11-beta-dehydrogenase 1-like protein isoform X1, producing MGLSPTADPVKAMKVLLLTGLGALFFAYYWGDNFDPASLRGARVLLTGASAGVGEELAYHYARLGSHLVLTAHTEALLQKVVGNCRKLGAPKVFYIAADMASPDVPERVVQFALDKLGGLDYLVLNHLGAAPAGTRARSAQAIRWLLQVNFISYVQLTSLALPSLTDSKGSLVVVSSLLGRVPTSFSSPYSAAKFALDSFFDSLRRELDMQDVNVAITMCVLGLRDHASAAEGVRGVTRAKAAPGPKAALAVIRGSATRASGVFYPWRFHLLCLLRGWLPHPRAWFIRQELNITASAAA from the exons ATGG GCCTCTCTCCCACTGCAGACCCAGTGAAGGCCATGAAGGTGCTGCTCCTCACGGGGCTGGGAGCCCTGTTCTTCGCCTATTATTGGGGTGACAATTTTGACCCAG CCAGCCTCCGTGGAGCCCGTGTGCTGTTAACAGGAGCCAGCGCAGGCGTTGGGGAGGAACTGGCATATCACTATGCGCGCCTGGGCTCACACCTGGTGCTCACTGCCCACACCGAGGCTCTCCTGCAGAAA GTGGTAGGGAACTGCCGGAAGCTGGGCGCTCCCAAGGTCTTCTACATCGCTGCGGACATGGCCTCCCCCGACGTGCCCGAGCGCGTGGTGCAGTTCGCTCTGGACAAGCTGG GAGGGCTGGACTACCTGGTGCTGAACCATCTCGGCGCCGCCCCGGCAGGCACGCGGGCCCGCAGCGCCCAGGCGATACGCTGGCTCTTGCAG GTGAACTTTATAAGTTACGTGCAACTGACTTCGTTGGCGCTGCCCAGTCTGACTGACAGTAAGGGCTCCCTGGTGGTGGTGTCTTCTTTGCTAG GCCGCGTGCCCACATCCTTCTCTAGCCCCTACTCGGCGGCCAAGTTCGCGCTGGACAGCTTCTTCGACTCTCTTCGGCGAGAGCTGGACATGCAAGATGTGAACGTGGCCATCACCATGTGTGTCCTGGGCCTCCGAGATCATGCTTCAGCCGCTGAAGGAGTCAG GGGTGTCACGAGGGCCAAGGCGGCCCCAGGGCCCAAGGCAGCCCTGGCTGTGATCCGTGGCAGTGCTACACGGGCCTCCGGTGTCTTCTACCCATGGCGCTTCCACCTGCTCTGCCTGCTTCGGGGCTGGCTGCCACACCCGAGGGCCTGGTTCATCCGCCAGGAGCTCAACATCACTGCCTCTGCTGCTGCCTGA
- the HSD11B1L gene encoding hydroxysteroid 11-beta-dehydrogenase 1-like protein isoform X3 → MKVLLLTGLGALFFAYYWGDNFDPASLRGARVLLTGASAGVGEELAYHYARLGSHLVLTAHTEALLQKVVGNCRKLGAPKVFYIAADMASPDVPERVVQFALDKLGGLDYLVLNHLGAAPAGTRARSAQAIRWLLQVNFISYVQLTSLALPSLTDSKGSLVVVSSLLGRVPTSFSSPYSAAKFALDSFFDSLRRELDMQDVNVAITMCVLGLRDHASAAEGVRGVTRAKAAPGPKAALAVIRGSATRASGVFYPWRFHLLCLLRGWLPHPRAWFIRQELNITASAAA, encoded by the exons ATGAAGGTGCTGCTCCTCACGGGGCTGGGAGCCCTGTTCTTCGCCTATTATTGGGGTGACAATTTTGACCCAG CCAGCCTCCGTGGAGCCCGTGTGCTGTTAACAGGAGCCAGCGCAGGCGTTGGGGAGGAACTGGCATATCACTATGCGCGCCTGGGCTCACACCTGGTGCTCACTGCCCACACCGAGGCTCTCCTGCAGAAA GTGGTAGGGAACTGCCGGAAGCTGGGCGCTCCCAAGGTCTTCTACATCGCTGCGGACATGGCCTCCCCCGACGTGCCCGAGCGCGTGGTGCAGTTCGCTCTGGACAAGCTGG GAGGGCTGGACTACCTGGTGCTGAACCATCTCGGCGCCGCCCCGGCAGGCACGCGGGCCCGCAGCGCCCAGGCGATACGCTGGCTCTTGCAG GTGAACTTTATAAGTTACGTGCAACTGACTTCGTTGGCGCTGCCCAGTCTGACTGACAGTAAGGGCTCCCTGGTGGTGGTGTCTTCTTTGCTAG GCCGCGTGCCCACATCCTTCTCTAGCCCCTACTCGGCGGCCAAGTTCGCGCTGGACAGCTTCTTCGACTCTCTTCGGCGAGAGCTGGACATGCAAGATGTGAACGTGGCCATCACCATGTGTGTCCTGGGCCTCCGAGATCATGCTTCAGCCGCTGAAGGAGTCAG GGGTGTCACGAGGGCCAAGGCGGCCCCAGGGCCCAAGGCAGCCCTGGCTGTGATCCGTGGCAGTGCTACACGGGCCTCCGGTGTCTTCTACCCATGGCGCTTCCACCTGCTCTGCCTGCTTCGGGGCTGGCTGCCACACCCGAGGGCCTGGTTCATCCGCCAGGAGCTCAACATCACTGCCTCTGCTGCTGCCTGA
- the HSD11B1L gene encoding hydroxysteroid 11-beta-dehydrogenase 1-like protein isoform X5 produces MKPGGLDYLVLNHLGAAPAGTRARSAQAIRWLLQVNFISYVQLTSLALPSLTDSKGSLVVVSSLLGRVPTSFSSPYSAAKFALDSFFDSLRRELDMQDVNVAITMCVLGLRDHASAAEGVRGVTRAKAAPGPKAALAVIRGSATRASGVFYPWRFHLLCLLRGWLPHPRAWFIRQELNITASAAA; encoded by the exons ATGAAGCCTG GAGGGCTGGACTACCTGGTGCTGAACCATCTCGGCGCCGCCCCGGCAGGCACGCGGGCCCGCAGCGCCCAGGCGATACGCTGGCTCTTGCAG GTGAACTTTATAAGTTACGTGCAACTGACTTCGTTGGCGCTGCCCAGTCTGACTGACAGTAAGGGCTCCCTGGTGGTGGTGTCTTCTTTGCTAG GCCGCGTGCCCACATCCTTCTCTAGCCCCTACTCGGCGGCCAAGTTCGCGCTGGACAGCTTCTTCGACTCTCTTCGGCGAGAGCTGGACATGCAAGATGTGAACGTGGCCATCACCATGTGTGTCCTGGGCCTCCGAGATCATGCTTCAGCCGCTGAAGGAGTCAG GGGTGTCACGAGGGCCAAGGCGGCCCCAGGGCCCAAGGCAGCCCTGGCTGTGATCCGTGGCAGTGCTACACGGGCCTCCGGTGTCTTCTACCCATGGCGCTTCCACCTGCTCTGCCTGCTTCGGGGCTGGCTGCCACACCCGAGGGCCTGGTTCATCCGCCAGGAGCTCAACATCACTGCCTCTGCTGCTGCCTGA
- the C2H19orf70 gene encoding MICOS complex subunit MIC13 precursor (The RefSeq protein has 1 substitution compared to this genomic sequence) yields the protein MVPRVWSLMRFLIKGSVAGGAIYLVYDQDPLGPSDKSQAALQKAEEVVPPAVYQFSQYVCEQTGLKIPQLPAPPKFNFHIRDYWNSGVIKVMSALSVAPSKAREYSKEGWEYLKERTK from the exons ATGGTACCTCGAGTGTGGTCGCTGATGAG GTTCCTCATCAAGGGCAGTGTGGCTGGGGGCGCTATCTACCTGGTATATGACCAGGACCTGCTGGGGCCCAGCGACAAGAGCCAGGCTGCCCTTCAGAAAGCCGAGGAGGTGGTCCCCCCTGCTGTGTACCAGTTCAGCCAGTACGTGTGCGAGCAGACTGGCCTGAAGATACCCCAG ctcccagcccctccaAAGTTTAACTTTCACATACGGGACTACTGGAATTCAG GCGTCATCAAGGTGATGTCGGCTCTGTCTGTGGCCCCCTCAAAGGCTCGAGAGTACTCCAAGGAGGGCTGGGAATACCTGAAGGAGCGAACCAAGTAG